The DNA region CATGTATTCACATTATACATGTTCCCGGACATATCTCTCTTACCCTTGGCAGCTACCTGTGTTCAGTGCTAgatgtgtgtgactctgtgagCTCCGTGCGTCTGTACACTAGCCACTCCCCGTGCGAGGACCCGGGCAGCCAGTGCTGCAGCCTCCTGCTGTCCTTCCTGCTCTTCGCCCAGCTCCACCACATCCAGCACCAGGGAGGCCCCAGGCGCCCAGCTCCACCACATCCAGCACCAGGGAGGCCCCAGGCGCCCAGCTCCACCACATCCAGCACCAGGGAGGCCCCAGGCGCCCAGCTCCGCCACATCCAGCCCCAGGGAGGCCCTGCGCAGCCTGGCTGCCCTCTGGCCCCGGGTCACCCTCAGCCCCCTGTCCGGCCGAGCCTGGGCTCTGCTGCTGGGCAGCTTCGTGGCAGATGTCCCCTTGTCTGTCCGCCGGGCGGTGCTCCTGCCAGGGAGAGTGGAGGCAGACTGGCGGAATGCTGTGGAGCTGTCAGCCATAACTGGCATGGGGCCAGCCTACCTGGACCTTCCCGCTCCCAGCACCACCGACGACACTAATGCTGACCCGAACCAAGCCTCTGCTGGACCCAAAACCATCCTACCTCCTCCCCATCTCCTCACCACTGAGGACCCCCACCCCGACCCTGCCCGACGTCCACCCCTCCTGTCCCAGCGTCCCCAGGGGCCGACCCCACGCGGCGCCACCCAGCCCATCAGGCCCATTAACGTGGTCAGGCACGTGCGGGCGCCCCGTCCCCTGGCCACGTCGGACCGACCCGGATCACATGCCTCCATCCCCTCCCTGCTGCTTAAGGGTCGGCCtgtggaggttgtgtgtgtccgggagagagaggtggatcaTGCCGGCTcctctgcgcacacacacacacacactcacacggaaGTCAAGAGAAGTACAGACAGACCAAGATAAAGTATGTGTGGTG from Alosa alosa isolate M-15738 ecotype Scorff River chromosome 9, AALO_Geno_1.1, whole genome shotgun sequence includes:
- the LOC125300929 gene encoding uncharacterized protein LOC125300929, giving the protein MSDQQQQQQQQPQSSHSPLDCSPWPHHHIHTGAEAAASFPEFCQAFGFPVGPSGSGSLLLFYELLDQSGALVQRGRVTGCTQLGQHPWAMLFAPHSYLCSVLDVCDSVSSVRLYTSHSPCEDPGSQCCSLLLSFLLFAQLHHIQHQGGPRRPAPPHPAPGRPQAPSSTTSSTREAPGAQLRHIQPQGGPAQPGCPLAPGHPQPPVRPSLGSAAGQLRGRCPLVCPPGGAPARESGGRLAECCGAVSHNWHGASLPGPSRSQHHRRH